A window of the Diorhabda carinulata isolate Delta chromosome 1, icDioCari1.1, whole genome shotgun sequence genome harbors these coding sequences:
- the LOC130901746 gene encoding actin nucleation-promoting factor WASL-like, with protein sequence MAPVLENSYCGLLTNEENLQIFKLLGNRCQTLCTTVVQLYLTKPPDHTQWFKKTTGVLCFVKDNTKKNFFFRLFCIQRNMKIWEHEMYNNMEYIDATPFFHYFEGENCHVAFNFANIEDARDLRIVVHQKIHARKKREEKRCKQISQSHTLPPPKTNADIMNYKKTLDPSAQQAKRRRNITKADIGIPRDFKHISHVGWDSTHGFDVDTEDEQLKAFFKKAGVSEQQLQDKSTREYIYDFINRNGGREAIEQTNRSAEIISPPPAVPPRVPSGSRHSHLRNAPPPPIPNKNTNNNVTPRKPRMDVPPPKKPAPTPNVGTSPVPAAPSAPAPPPPPPPPPMLKEINSSKGMSSGSTPPQPSSGPNAALLENIRNGTTLKSVDDRKMPLPAQDDARSDLLSEIRKGCKLRSVDERNIKPNSVPIKGDDLASALARALSKRSEFIHSEDDDDKSDSSSTASDWDD encoded by the exons ATGGCACCTGTCCTAGAAAATAGCTATTGTGGTCTTTtaacaaatgaagaaaatttacaaatattcaaattactgGGAAATCGCTGCCAGACCCTATGTACAACAGTGGTTCAATTATATTTGACGAAACCTCCAGACCATACACAATGGTTCAAAAAGACTACAG GTGTCCTCTGTTTTGTAAAGGACAATACAAAAAAGAACTTCTTTTTTCGCTTATTTTGCATTCAAAGGAATATGAAAATCTGGGAACATGAAATGTACAACAACATGGAGTATATTGATGCTACTCCATTTTTTCACTACTTTGAGGGTGAAAATTGTCACGTAGCCTTTAATTTTGCTAATATAGAAGATGCTCGAGATCTGCGAATAGTTGTACATCAAAAAATTCATGCAAGAAAAAAACGTGAAGAAAAAAGATGTAAACAGATTAGTCAGAGTCATACACTTCCTCCTCCAAAAACAAATGCAgatattatgaattataaaaagaCACTAGATCCTTCTGCTCAACAAGCTAAAAGGAGAAGAAACATTACAAAAGCAGATATAGGAATTCCAAGGGATTTTAAGCATATTTCACATGTTGGATGGGATTCTACACATGGATTTGATGTTGATACTGAAGATGAACAACTTAAGGCATTTTTTAAAAAG GCAGGTGTATCTGAACAACAGTTACAAGATAAAAGTACCAGAGAGTATATTTATGACTTTATCAATCGCAACGGAGGACGAGAAGCCATTGAACAAACAAACAGATCTGCAGAAATAATTTCTCCTCCACCAGCTGTACCACCGAGAGTACCTTCTGGATCAAGACATTCACATTTAAGAAACGCTCCACCACCACcaattccaaacaaaaataCCAACAACAACGTTACTCCAAGAAAGCCAAGAATGGATGTTCCACCGCCGAAGAAACCAGCGCCCACTCCCAATGTTG GTACTTCGCCAGTTCCGGCAGCTCCTTCAGCACCGGCTCCACCACCACCTCCACCACCACCCCCTATGTTAAAGGAAATAAATAGTTCAAAAGGTATGAGCTCTGGATCAACACCACCTCAGCCTTCATCAGGACCAAATGCTGCTTTATTAGAGAACATTAGAAATGGTACAACTCTAAAA tctgtggATGACAGAAAAATGCCTTTGCCAGCTCAAGATGATGCTAGAAGTGACTTACTAAGTGAGATCAGAAAAGGTTGTAAGCTGAGGTCGGTGGATGAGCGTAACATCAAACCAAATTCGGTGCCAATCAAAGGAGATGATTTAGCTAGCGCATTAGCTAGAGCATTGAGTAAGAGGAGCGAATTTATACATTCCGAAGACGATGATGATAAATCTGACTCGTCTTCGACAGCTTCCGATTGGGATGATTGA